The following coding sequences lie in one Lolium perenne isolate Kyuss_39 chromosome 2, Kyuss_2.0, whole genome shotgun sequence genomic window:
- the LOC127333322 gene encoding expansin-B3 produces the protein MAAVISSAVVVALFCLLAAHGCCGCGFLPDLFCYPPPPAPTTNVPATNVPATNVPATIVPASNSSSGGTNADDGSWIAARATWYGAPNGAGPYDNGGACGFKNVNQYPFSSMTSCGNQPIFKDGKGCGACYQIRCLAHRACSGVPETVIITDMNYYPVSRYHFDLSGTAFGRMAKYGRNDELRHAGIIDMQFKRVPCQYPGLTVTFRVQHGSNPNYLAILVEYEDGDGDAVQVDIMESRLPDRVPTGFWTPMKESWGSIWRLDRLRPLQGPFSLRVTDESGRSLVADQVIPAFWQPNAAYRSFVQFDETLPTSLVTSGANSVTSRASRRLVLPMYSGPLTYLWRCVRSILSL, from the exons ATGGCAGCAGTCATCTCCTCTGCCGTCGTGGTCGCTCTGTTCTGCCTGCTCGCGGCCCATGGATGTTGCGGCTGCGGCTTTCTGCCTGATCTGTTCTGTTACCCACCTCCACCTGCGCCCACCACCAATGTCCCTGCAACCAATGTCCCCGCAACCAATGTCCCGGCCACCATTGTCCCCGCCTCCAATTCCAGCTCCGGCGGCACCAATGCAGACGACGGCAGCTGGATCGCTGCCAGGGCCACCTGGTACGgcgctccaaacggcgccggGCCGTATGACAACG GTGGTGCTTGCGGGTTCAAGAACGTGAACCAGTACCCCTTCTCCTCCATGACGTCGTGCGGCAACCAGCCCATCTTCAAGGACGGCAAGGGGTGCGGCGCATGCTACCAG ATTAGGTGCCTGGCCCACCGTGCCTGCTCCGGCGTGCCGGAGACGGTGATCATCACGGACATGAACTACTACCCGGTCTCGCGCTACCACTTCGACCTCAGCGGCACCGCCTTCGGCCGCATGGCCAAGTACGGCCGCAACGACGAGCTCCGACACGCCGGCATCATCGACATGCAGTTCAAGAG GGTGCCCTGCCAGTACCCGGGGCTCACGGTGACGTTCCGCGTGCAGCACGGCTCCAACCCCAACTACCTGGCCATCCTGGTGGAGTACgaggacggcgacggcgacgccgtGCAGGTGGACATCATGGAGTCGCGGCTGCCGGACAGGGTGCCCACGGGGTTCTGGACGCCGATGAAGGAGTCCTGGGGCTCCATCTGGCGCCTCGACAGGCTCCGCCCGCTGCAGGGCCCGTTCTCGCTGCGTGTCACCGACGAGTCCGGCAGGTCGCTCGTCGCCGACCAGGTCATCCCCGCCTTCTGGCAGCCCAACGCCGCCTACAGGTCCTTCGTCCAATTCGACGAGACGCTGCCGACGTCTCTTGTGACATCCGGTGCCAACAGTGTGACATCTCGTGCAAGCCGTCGTCTTGTTCTACCTATGTATTCTGGCCCGCTCACGTATCTGTGGCGCTGTGTACGTTCGATACTGTCTCTATGA